In Silene latifolia isolate original U9 population chromosome X, ASM4854445v1, whole genome shotgun sequence, the following proteins share a genomic window:
- the LOC141623547 gene encoding sphingosine-1-phosphate lyase-like, with protein MITKMAKISQISSLFNQFRASSNSLLSQYEPLVLVISPILSILIARIIHSLFNTVCENGLKASLIASFMYTIKLVPGVNRYLDAEKQKVVDKMQSSNKSKRDGWRSELPTNGLGPEVIQLMKEEKKNDVAWQGKCSGTVYIGGTESEGHFSLINEACSMFAHTNPLHMDVFQSIARYESEVVAMTATLLGSKSKVSGGQICGNMTSGGTESILLAVKSSRDYMRAKKGITKPEMIIPVSAHSAYDKAAQYFKIKLRRVPVDNKFQADVKAIRRCINKNTIMIVGSAPGFPHGIIDPIEELGRIAMRFGVCLHVDLCLGGFVLPFARKLGYPIPPFDFSVSGVTSISVDVHKYGLAPKGTSVVLYRNHEIRKHQFVAVTEWSGGLYVSPTIAGSRPGGLIAGAWAAMMTLGEKGYLENTRQIMEVSKKIQEGINDIPELFIVGKPDMTIVAFGSDVLDIFEVNDMMSSKGWHLNALQRPNSLHMCVTLQHVSVIDDFLRDLQESVQTVKANPGPVNGGLAPIYGAAGRMPDRVMVQELLVNFMDSSY; from the exons ATGATCACAAAAATGGCGAAAATATCTCAAATTTCATCTTTATTCAATCAATTTAGAGCTTCTTCTAATTCACTTTTATCTCAGTATGAGCCACTTGTTTTGGTTATTTCTCCTATTCTTTCAATTTTAATTGCAAGAATTATTCACTCTCTTTTTAATACTGTCTGCGAAAATGGTCTTAAGGCTTCTCTAATTGCTTCCTTCATGTATACCATCAA GTTGGTTCCTGGAGTAAATAGGTACCTTGATGCTGAAAAACAAAAG GTCGTAGATAAGATGCAATCAAGCAACAAATCAAAAAGAGATGGTTGGAGGTCCGAGCTGCCGACTAATGGCTTAGGTCCTGAAGTGATTCAACTAATGAAAGAGGAGAAAAAAAATGACGTGGCATGGCAAGGCAAATGCTCTGGTACAGT GTATATTGGAGGAACTGAGTCTGAAGGTCACTTTTCCTTAATAAATGAGGCATGTTCAAT GTTTGCGCATACAAACCCATTACATATGGATGTCTTCCAAAGCATTGCTAGATATGAGTCTGAAGTTGTTGCAATGACAGCTACACTACTCGGCAGTAAATCAAAGGTTTCTGGTGGGCAAATCTGTGGAAATATGACATCAGGTGGAACTGAGAGTATATTATTAGCTGTAAAATCTTCACGCGACTATATGAGAGCCAAGAAGGGAATTACTAAACCGGAAAT GATTATCCCAGTATCTGCTCACTCAGCGTACGACAAGGCTGCCCaatactttaaaataaaactgaGGCGTGTTCCTGTTGACAATAAGTTTCAGGCAGATGTAAAAGCAATTAGACGGTGTATCAACAAAAATACTATCATG ATTGTAGGATCCGCACCAGGGTTCCCGCATGGAATAATTGACCCAATCGAA GAGCTTGGCCGAATAGCAATGAGATTTGGTGTGTGCTTGCATGTAGATCTCTGTCTTGGTGGGTTCGTTCTGCCTTTTGCCCGCAAACTTGG GTATCCAATTCCACCCTTTGACTTTTCTGTCTCAGGGGTGACCTCAATATCCGTTGACGTGCACAAGTATGGGTTGGCTCCCAAAGGAACCAGTGTTGTCTTGTACCGTAACCATGAAATCAGGAAG CATCAATTTGTTGCCG TAACCGAATGGTCTGGTGGCCTTTATGTATCGCCAACCATTGCTGGGAGTAGACCTGGGGGTTTGATTGCTGGTGCATGGGCCGCAATGATGACTTTGGGAGAAAAAG GGTACTTGGAGAACACAAGACAGATCATGGAAGTATCAAAGAAGATTCAAGAAGG AATAAATGATATTCCCGAGTTGTTTATCGTTGGGAAACCTGATATGACAATTGTGGCATTTGGGTCCGATGTTCTTGACATATTTGAAGTTAATGACATGATGTCATCTAAAGGCTGGCATCTCAACGCCTTGCAGCGACCCAACAG CCTGCATATGTGTGTGACCCTTCAGCATGTCTCCGTGATTGATGACTTCCTTAGGGATTTACAAGAGTCTGTACAAACT gTAAAAGCAAACCCAGGTCCAGTCAATGGGGGACTTGCCCCTATATATGGCGCTGCCGGAAGAATGCCTGACAGAGTTATGGTACAGGAACTCCTGGTTAATTTCATGGATAGCTCTTATTGA